The genomic stretch TCCGTCATTGTCAAGGCGATTTGCCCTGGTCCTGTAGCTTTACTCAGGTAGGCGGCTTACTACCAAGTCGACGGGTTGCCCCATGACCGCCTCTGACCCACCGGCAGGGACCTGGTCAATGACAGTGTCCGGGAGCAGCTTTTCTGAGGTCTGATACCGTATCGTACCCAGGGTCAGGCCTGCACGCTCGATAATCTTGCTGGCTTCGGCCAGCGACTTACCTATCAGCTGAGGCACCACGAACTGGTCGGGCGCAGGGCCAAGGCTCACGGCGATATCAACCTCGGTCCCTTGTCTGACTACTTGTCCTTCAGGGATCGACTGGTCACATACCACGTCGCGCAGGTACTCGGTGGAAAAGACATACTGGATGTTGCGAAGAACTAGGCCCTGGGAGGACAGTTCGAGAGCGGCACTGCGTTCGGAGCCGCCAACCACCTTAGGCATGGTAACGAATCGTTCACCTTTACTCACGGTCACGTAGATTCGTCTGCCCCTTTTTGCCGGAGCGCCTGGTTCAGGGCTCTGAAACAGCACCACCCCCGGCTCATGTTCGCTGTCAAATTGTTCGCCGGCCTTGACGATGCGAAAACCCGCTTGGCTCAGCTTCAACTGGGCGGCAGCATAGGTTAAACCCACAACATCGGGGACGGCCACGTCCCGACCATGGCGGGTATACAGGGGCATGATCACGCGATCGCACGTCACATACAGCAGAATGATAGCCACTGCGCCCCACAGTAGTCGTTTCAGAGTAGCGAAAATCCTCTCTGGCTTGGGCACCATCGTTCTCCTCCGGCAAGACTAAGCTCGCCTGACTAGGCGCGCGGCAAAGCTCCCGTCCATCCCATGGCGGTAGGAGGTGCGCACGTAGCCGGCCCCATCGACCAGGTCCGGGTGGATGTACTGGGAGGCGTGGTCAAGTTCGAAGCCTGGATGGGTCTGAAGAAAATGTTCCACCACCTGCTCGTTCTCCTCGGGCTCAATGGTACAGGTGCTGTAGACCACGACGCCGCCCACCGGCACCAGGCTTGCGGCGCTATGGAGCAGCTGCTTCTGGAGTGCCACCAGCACTGGTATGTCCTTTTCGCGCCGCTGCCACCGCAAGTCTGCACGTTTGGAGAGCACCCCAAAACCGGTGCAGGGAGCGTCCAGCAGGACGTGGGTTGCCTCGCGCACGGCAGGCCGCCTCCCATCGGCGACCACCGGGAACAAACGGGTTAGTCCCAGACGAGCGCGATTCTCGGCGGTGAGGCGAGTGCGCAGCTTGCTAATGTCGGAGGCGATGATGCGCGCCCGATCGCCCGTGAGCTCCGCCACATAGGCCGCCTTTCCACCCGGTGCCGCACAGAGGTCTACTACCATAGAATCCGCAGTGGCGCCAAGGAGGCGCGCAGGGAGCCCGGCGCTGACGTCTTGTACGGAGCATTTGCCGTCGCGGACAAGGTCCATGCGCCGCACGTCAACCTGGTGGTTGCCAAGAACAAGAAAGTTTTCGTCGTAAGGCGAAGGAATGGGCGAGGCAATAGTTTCGAGGTAGGCGCGGATTTCTTCCGGCTCGGCTCGTAGCCGGTTCGTGCGCAGGGTGAATCGCGGCACGGCGTTGTTCGCCTGGCACATGCGCACCGTCTCCTCGACTCCATAACGGCTCACCCATCGGCGTACCATCCAGGCAGGATGTGAGTAGCGTGCAGTGATGGCCTTCACCGGATCGTTTTCCATGGACGGCCACGGGATGCTCTCCCGTTGGCGGATGAAAGAGCGCAACACGCCGTTGACCACACTCGCCCAGTTCTTGCCTGCTGTCGCCTGGGCCAGCTCCACTGCCTGATCCACGGCAGCATAGTCCGGAATCCTGTCCAGCGCCAACAACTGGTACAGGCCCGTCTCCAAAATGGGGAGGATCGTGGTCGGACAACTCTTGAGCCCTCGGCGGAAGAGGTGGTCCAGAAGCCAATGGATGGTGCCCATCCAGCGGCAGCTGCCGTTGACCAGCTCTGTGGCTAGCGCACGGTCGCGGGGTGCAAGAGGGTAACGCGTTAGCGTCTCGTCCAGCAGCAGGTCCAGTCGTCCGTGCCCCTCATGCCACTGCCGCAATACGTGCACTGCAACTTCGCGGGAGGTGTTCATCTGTCGGCGCGCCGGAGCGGGTCTGGCCGCCGCAGACGGCACTGGTCGAGCATTACGTGCCTTCATTTGTTGCCTATTTCCTCTCACCAAAAATGATCCCAGGGTGCAATGAGTGCCCCTGCAGGAACTCCTCGGCGCTCATGCGCCGCTTACCCTCCGGCTGGATCTCCAAGAGCGCCAATACCCCTTCACCAGTGGCGACATGGATGAGGCCGCTCTTGCGATCGACCCGCGCCACCTGTCCCGGACGCTTGCCGTGTCCGTAGGGCTTGACCACCTGTGTGCGGTAGACCTTGAGTATCTTGCCCTCCTGATAAGTAAACGCCCCAGGAAAAGGGCACAGTCCTCGCACCAGGTTATGAATTTGTGAGGCCGGTCTGCGCCAATCGATTTCGCACATCTCGCGCACGATCTTGGGTGCTCGAGTCGCCTCGCCCTGCTGTGGCACCGGCTTGACCGACCCTTCCGCAATCCGTTCAACCGTCTCGACCAGCAACTCTGCACCCGCCAATGCCAAACGGTCGTGCAGCTCCCCTGCGGTTTCTTCCGGACCTATGGGGAGTGCACGCTGCAGGAGGATGGCACCAGTGTCCACCTTTTCCTCAATGAGAAAAGTAGTCACCCCGGTCTCGCGTTCACCGTTGATGATAGCCCAATTGATGGGCGCGGCGCCTCGGTATTTGGGAAGAAGCGATGCATGGAGGTTCACCGTGCCTTTGGGTGGCATGGTGAAAACCTCCGGCGGCAGGATGCGGAAGGCCACCACCACAAACAGGTCGGCAGCGCACCGGCGCAGCGCAGCCAAGAAGGCCGGGTCGACGAGGTCTTCAGGCTGAAGCACAGGGAGCTGATGGCGACTGGCGCACAGCTTGACCTGGGAGGGTTGTAGGGTCAGCCCTCGTCCCCGCTCGCGGTCCGGGGTGGTCACCACCGCCACCACCTGGTGCTGACTTTGCACCAATGCTTCAAGCGAGGGCACCGCAAACTCTGGGGTGCCAAAGAACACAATTCTCAGCGCATTCATAGCCCTCCACGCGACGTATGAGAGGTTTGCGCAGGGCGCCGCGCAAGCGGCACGGCGCCGACTCGGATCAGGTTAGGCTTTGTAGACAATTCTATCCTTGGCAACCTCCACCTTCACGTTTTCGGCAATTTTCAGGATAACGATATTCTCCTGTTCTTTTTCGCCCACCACCACGCCGTAAATGCCGCCTGCAGTCAGCACGCGATCGCCCTTCTGGATGCTGGCTAGCATCTCGCGCACTTGTTTTTGCCGCTTCGCCTGCGGACGGATGAAAAAAAAGTACATAATGACGATGAGCAGAAAGATCCAGAGGAACATGCCCATGGCGGGCCTTGCCCCGGCAGAGCCGGAGGCGCTCAACAAAAGCGCGGGCAAGAATGCGGTCACATTGGCCTCCTTGCATTGGTTAGTTCTTCTTCGCTTTCACTCAAATAGTGCCCCAGGAACTCTTCGCGCCATGCAAGAAAATGCCCCTGCGCGATTGCCTGGCGCATTTCGGCCATCAGGCGCAGGTAGAACCTCAGATTGTGAATGGTGGCCAGGCGCAGGGCGAGGATCTCTTCCGCCTGAAACAGGTGTCGGATGTAGGCGCGACTGAACGTACGACAGGCATAGCAGTCGCATGTCTCATCGATTGGGCGAAAGTCCTCGCTGCAGGTCGCGTTCTTGACCACCAACGGTCCCGTCCTGGTGAACACGGTGCCGTTGCGCCCATTGCGGGTGGGCATAACGCAGTCAAACAGATCAACGCCAAGAGCCACGCAGTGGATAAGGTCTTCCGGCTTACCGACGCCCATGAGGTACCGGGGACGGTCCTCAGGAAGCCTTTCCGCACAGAGTGCCGCAGTCTCGTAGAGAGCGCTCTTGGGTTCGCCCACCGAGAGTCCCCCAATGGCGTATCCCGGAAAATCAAGCTCCGCGAGGCGGTCACAGCATTCTTCGCGCAGATCGGGGTACGTGCTCCCTTGCACGATGGCAAAGAGACTTTGTTCGAACCCCAGGACGGGCTCGGTCTCCTTCCAGCGCTTTAAGCTCCTCTCTGCCCACCGCACGGTCATTTCCATGGAGTCCTTCGCATAGCTCCACTCACAGGGGTAGGGGGTGCATTCGTCCAGGACCATAGCGATGTCCGAACCGAGAGCCCGCTGCAAGTCTACTACCAGCTCCGGCGTGAAGAAGTGGTAGGAGCCATCCAGATGGGACTGAAAACGTACCCCTTGCTCGTTTATGGTGCGCAATTCAGCCAAACTAAAGACTTGATAACCGCCGCTGTCGGTGAGCACTGGTCGGTTCCAAGAGGCGAAGCGTTGAATACCCCCGGCTCTTCGCACCAGCTCTACCCCTGGGCGCAAGTAGAGGTGGTAGGTGTTGCTCAGGATGATTTGGGCCCCGCACGCCACCAGATCGTCGGGTGACAGAGTTTTTACCGTCCCTTGGGTGCCCACGGGCATGAACGCGGGGGTTTCCACGACGCCGTGTGGTAACTCCAGAGTTCCCACGCGCGCCGCACTGTGGATATCTTTCTTCTGAACGGAAAAACGCACGCCTTTCCCTATGTAAGTAACTGCTTGAGCGCAGCGTCAACGCGCTCTACCCCAACTACGTCGAGTCCGCCTGGGCGTCGTGTGGTGCGCATGCTGGAGGATGGCACCAGGGCGCGCGCAAAGCCCATTCGCTGGATTTCTCCCAGGCGCTTGTCCAGATGGGCCACGGCACGCACTTCGCCGCCCAGCCCTACTTCGCCGACTGCAACTGCCACCGGGTCGACAACCTTGTTCTGCATACTGGAAGCGATCGCCACGGCAATGCCCAAGTCTGCGGCTGGCTCATCCAGGCGGGCTCCCCCAGCCACGTTGACGAAGACGTCGAAAGTGCCCAGCCTAAGCCCAAGGCGTTTTTCCAGCACTGCCAGAAGCAGCGCCACGCGGCGATGGTCGACGCCCGAGGTGGTACGCTGAGGCACACCGTAACTAGTCGGTGCCACCAGCGCCTGAATCTCTACCAAGATCGGCCTCGTACCTTCCAAGACGCAGCTTACCACGCTGCCGCTTGTGTCTCCCCGCCGCTCGGAGAGAAAATAGGCAGAAGGGTTTGTTACTTCCGCGAGGCCGCTGTCCGTCATCTCGAAGACGCCGATCTCGCGCGTGGAACCGAAGCGGTTTTTCACTGCACGCAGGACGCGGTACATGTGGTCGCGGTCGCCTTCGAACAGGAGCAACGTATCGACCATGTGCTCCAGTGTCTTGGGGCCCGCGAGATAGCCTTCCTTGGTCACATGCCCAATCAGGAAGACGGGAACTGCACTGCGCTTGGCCAGAGAGATCAGCTCTAACGCACATTCCCGCACCTGGCTGATGCTGCCGGGCGCGCTCTCGAAGAGCGGTTTGTACATCGTCTGAATCGAGTCGACCACAACCAGCCCTGGGCGCAGCTCGTCAATGGCTTCCAGCACTGCGTCGATGTTTGTCTCTGCCAGCACAAAGAGGTGCTCCCCACATGGGCCAAGCCTTTCGGCCCGCATCTTGGTTTGGCGCGCCGATTCCTCGCCCGAAACGTAGAGCACTGCGCGATCCGGTTGGGCAAGGGCCATGGCCTGCTGCAGCATGAGCGTGGACTTGCCAATTCCCGGCTCACCACCAACCAGAATCACAGAGCCGGGGACAATTCCCCCACCCAAAACTCGGTTGAACTCCCCAAATGGCGTCCGGATGCGGGGTTCTTCCGTGCCGGCAACATCGATGAGCCGTACTGGCCTACTCAAAGCCGGCCCAGGGAGCCGCTGCGCCCGCGCGGGCTGAGGCACAACCCTCTCTTCCACGAAGCTATTCCACGCACCGCACTCCGTGCACCGCCCGAGCCATTTC from candidate division KSB1 bacterium encodes the following:
- a CDS encoding PASTA domain-containing protein, which translates into the protein MVPKPERIFATLKRLLWGAVAIILLYVTCDRVIMPLYTRHGRDVAVPDVVGLTYAAAQLKLSQAGFRIVKAGEQFDSEHEPGVVLFQSPEPGAPAKRGRRIYVTVSKGERFVTMPKVVGGSERSAALELSSQGLVLRNIQYVFSTEYLRDVVCDQSIPEGQVVRQGTEVDIAVSLGPAPDQFVVPQLIGKSLAEASKIIERAGLTLGTIRYQTSEKLLPDTVIDQVPAGGSEAVMGQPVDLVVSRLPE
- the rsmB gene encoding 16S rRNA (cytosine(967)-C(5))-methyltransferase RsmB, with translation MKARNARPVPSAAARPAPARRQMNTSREVAVHVLRQWHEGHGRLDLLLDETLTRYPLAPRDRALATELVNGSCRWMGTIHWLLDHLFRRGLKSCPTTILPILETGLYQLLALDRIPDYAAVDQAVELAQATAGKNWASVVNGVLRSFIRQRESIPWPSMENDPVKAITARYSHPAWMVRRWVSRYGVEETVRMCQANNAVPRFTLRTNRLRAEPEEIRAYLETIASPIPSPYDENFLVLGNHQVDVRRMDLVRDGKCSVQDVSAGLPARLLGATADSMVVDLCAAPGGKAAYVAELTGDRARIIASDISKLRTRLTAENRARLGLTRLFPVVADGRRPAVREATHVLLDAPCTGFGVLSKRADLRWQRREKDIPVLVALQKQLLHSAASLVPVGGVVVYSTCTIEPEENEQVVEHFLQTHPGFELDHASQYIHPDLVDGAGYVRTSYRHGMDGSFAARLVRRA
- the fmt gene encoding methionyl-tRNA formyltransferase, which produces MNALRIVFFGTPEFAVPSLEALVQSQHQVVAVVTTPDRERGRGLTLQPSQVKLCASRHQLPVLQPEDLVDPAFLAALRRCAADLFVVVAFRILPPEVFTMPPKGTVNLHASLLPKYRGAAPINWAIINGERETGVTTFLIEEKVDTGAILLQRALPIGPEETAGELHDRLALAGAELLVETVERIAEGSVKPVPQQGEATRAPKIVREMCEIDWRRPASQIHNLVRGLCPFPGAFTYQEGKILKVYRTQVVKPYGHGKRPGQVARVDRKSGLIHVATGEGVLALLEIQPEGKRRMSAEEFLQGHSLHPGIIFGERK
- the yajC gene encoding preprotein translocase subunit YajC, with the translated sequence MTAFLPALLLSASGSAGARPAMGMFLWIFLLIVIMYFFFIRPQAKRQKQVREMLASIQKGDRVLTAGGIYGVVVGEKEQENIVILKIAENVKVEVAKDRIVYKA
- the tgt gene encoding tRNA guanosine(34) transglycosylase Tgt; its protein translation is MRFSVQKKDIHSAARVGTLELPHGVVETPAFMPVGTQGTVKTLSPDDLVACGAQIILSNTYHLYLRPGVELVRRAGGIQRFASWNRPVLTDSGGYQVFSLAELRTINEQGVRFQSHLDGSYHFFTPELVVDLQRALGSDIAMVLDECTPYPCEWSYAKDSMEMTVRWAERSLKRWKETEPVLGFEQSLFAIVQGSTYPDLREECCDRLAELDFPGYAIGGLSVGEPKSALYETAALCAERLPEDRPRYLMGVGKPEDLIHCVALGVDLFDCVMPTRNGRNGTVFTRTGPLVVKNATCSEDFRPIDETCDCYACRTFSRAYIRHLFQAEEILALRLATIHNLRFYLRLMAEMRQAIAQGHFLAWREEFLGHYLSESEEELTNARRPM
- the radA gene encoding DNA repair protein RadA; amino-acid sequence: MSEGKKQKSRFVCQSCGFVSPKWLGRCTECGAWNSFVEERVVPQPARAQRLPGPALSRPVRLIDVAGTEEPRIRTPFGEFNRVLGGGIVPGSVILVGGEPGIGKSTLMLQQAMALAQPDRAVLYVSGEESARQTKMRAERLGPCGEHLFVLAETNIDAVLEAIDELRPGLVVVDSIQTMYKPLFESAPGSISQVRECALELISLAKRSAVPVFLIGHVTKEGYLAGPKTLEHMVDTLLLFEGDRDHMYRVLRAVKNRFGSTREIGVFEMTDSGLAEVTNPSAYFLSERRGDTSGSVVSCVLEGTRPILVEIQALVAPTSYGVPQRTTSGVDHRRVALLLAVLEKRLGLRLGTFDVFVNVAGGARLDEPAADLGIAVAIASSMQNKVVDPVAVAVGEVGLGGEVRAVAHLDKRLGEIQRMGFARALVPSSSMRTTRRPGGLDVVGVERVDAALKQLLT